In the genome of Hymenobacter cellulosivorans, one region contains:
- a CDS encoding heavy metal translocating P-type ATPase, with amino-acid sequence MNTSAPETTTLDIEGMTCASCAAFVEKSLTRTPGVQSALVNYATEKATVQYLPDQASPNTLKEAVVKAGYGVTERAPDTSAADRQAAIDKQKAQAYQQLKRRFWVAVGLSVVIMPLSMLMLWPALMQRINMQTLNYLLLLLTLPVLLYSGREFYASAWNGFRHRAANMDTLIAVGTGAAFLYSLAATVAPGWFTNRGLMPEVYYDTTATIIALILLGKVLEQRAKTQTSAAIKTLLGLQAKTARVVRPGGQEIDVPIEQVQLHDVIVVRPGEKVATDGVLLEGTSAVDEAMLTGESLPVEKQPGDPVFGATLNKTGSFRFRVTKVGADTMLAQIVKLVEDAQGSRAPIQRLADKVSAIFVPTVIVIAILTFVLWFDLAPVESRLPLALVNFVAVLIIACPCALGLATPTAIMVSTGKGAEHGVLIRSAEALEKAYQVNTVLLDKTGTITRGEPAVTDFAAAPGQDAARLLQLVAAVERQSEHPLAAAVVRYADAQHYTALPATDFRAVAGHGAAATVEGQTVLIGNRRLLTAEAIALTPELETHAQQLLSQAKTVLYVAIDGQGVGVLAVADTVRDTSAAAIRQLQQQGIEVVMMTGDNPQTAAAVAGQVGITRYFAEVLPQDKASKVLELQAEGRTVAMVGDGINDAPALALADIGLAIGAGTDVAMEAAGITLMRSDLQGVVTAIALSRQTIRVIRQNLFFAFIYNTLGIPVAAGLLYPVFGWLLSPMLAAGAMALSSVSVLTNSLRLRGFTAR; translated from the coding sequence ATGAATACTTCCGCTCCCGAAACCACGACTCTCGACATCGAAGGCATGACCTGCGCCTCCTGCGCAGCCTTCGTGGAGAAGTCCCTGACCCGCACACCCGGCGTGCAGAGTGCCTTGGTGAATTATGCCACCGAAAAGGCCACCGTGCAGTACTTGCCCGACCAGGCCTCCCCCAATACCCTCAAAGAAGCCGTGGTAAAAGCCGGCTACGGCGTGACCGAGCGCGCCCCGGACACCAGCGCCGCCGACCGCCAGGCCGCCATTGACAAGCAGAAAGCGCAAGCCTACCAGCAGCTTAAGCGCCGGTTCTGGGTGGCCGTGGGTTTGTCGGTGGTAATTATGCCGCTGAGTATGCTCATGCTCTGGCCTGCCCTGATGCAGCGCATCAATATGCAAACACTCAACTACCTGCTGCTGCTGCTCACGCTGCCGGTGCTGCTCTACAGTGGGCGGGAGTTTTACGCCTCGGCCTGGAACGGCTTTCGCCACCGCGCCGCCAACATGGATACCCTGATTGCGGTGGGCACTGGGGCCGCGTTTCTCTACAGCCTGGCCGCCACCGTGGCGCCGGGCTGGTTTACGAACCGGGGCCTGATGCCCGAAGTCTATTACGACACCACGGCCACCATCATTGCCCTGATTCTGCTGGGCAAGGTGCTGGAGCAACGGGCCAAAACCCAAACTTCAGCCGCTATTAAAACCCTGCTGGGCTTGCAGGCCAAAACGGCCCGGGTGGTGCGCCCCGGCGGCCAGGAAATCGACGTACCCATCGAGCAGGTGCAGCTTCATGACGTGATAGTAGTGCGCCCGGGCGAGAAAGTGGCTACCGACGGCGTGCTGCTGGAAGGCACCTCAGCCGTGGACGAGGCCATGCTGACCGGGGAAAGTCTGCCGGTGGAAAAGCAGCCGGGCGACCCGGTTTTTGGGGCCACACTCAACAAAACCGGCTCCTTCCGCTTCCGCGTTACCAAAGTGGGGGCCGACACGATGCTGGCCCAGATTGTGAAGCTGGTGGAAGACGCCCAGGGCAGCCGGGCCCCGATTCAGCGCCTGGCCGATAAAGTCAGCGCCATCTTCGTGCCCACGGTCATTGTCATTGCCATTCTGACCTTTGTGCTCTGGTTTGATTTGGCTCCGGTGGAAAGCCGTTTGCCGCTGGCCTTGGTCAACTTCGTGGCCGTGCTCATCATTGCCTGCCCCTGCGCCCTGGGCCTGGCCACACCCACGGCCATCATGGTCAGTACCGGCAAGGGTGCCGAGCACGGCGTACTTATTCGCTCGGCCGAAGCCCTGGAAAAAGCCTACCAGGTCAACACGGTGCTGCTCGACAAAACCGGCACCATCACCCGTGGGGAGCCTGCCGTGACGGACTTTGCGGCCGCGCCCGGCCAGGACGCAGCCCGCCTGCTGCAGCTGGTAGCCGCCGTGGAGCGGCAAAGTGAACATCCGCTGGCGGCCGCCGTTGTCCGCTACGCCGATGCCCAGCACTACACCGCGCTACCCGCCACCGACTTCCGGGCCGTAGCCGGCCACGGCGCCGCCGCCACGGTTGAGGGCCAAACGGTGCTCATCGGCAACCGCCGCCTGCTAACTGCAGAAGCAATTGCGCTAACGCCGGAATTAGAAACGCACGCCCAGCAGCTGCTCAGCCAGGCCAAAACCGTGCTTTACGTGGCCATAGACGGCCAGGGCGTGGGCGTGCTGGCCGTGGCCGATACCGTGCGCGACACTTCCGCCGCAGCTATCCGGCAACTGCAACAGCAAGGCATCGAGGTGGTGATGATGACCGGCGACAACCCGCAAACGGCCGCCGCCGTGGCCGGGCAAGTGGGCATCACGCGCTACTTTGCCGAAGTCTTGCCCCAGGACAAGGCCAGTAAAGTGCTGGAGCTGCAGGCCGAAGGCCGCACTGTGGCTATGGTCGGCGACGGTATCAACGACGCGCCGGCCCTGGCCCTAGCCGACATCGGGCTGGCCATCGGCGCGGGTACCGACGTGGCCATGGAAGCGGCCGGCATCACCCTCATGCGCTCCGATTTGCAGGGCGTGGTTACGGCTATTGCCCTGAGCCGGCAAACGATTCGCGTTATTCGCCAGAACCTGTTTTTCGCCTTTATCTACAACACGCTAGGCATCCCCGTGGCAGCCGGTCTGCTTTACCCGGTCTTTGGCTGGCTGCTTTCGCCCATGCTGGCGGCTGGGGCCATGGCCCTGAGCTCGGTATCGGTGCTAACCAACTCCCTGCGTCTGCGCGGCTTTACGGCCCGGTAG
- a CDS encoding cupredoxin domain-containing protein, with product MDTTEILVTLGGLGLAAYVIWYFFFSTRHITTAVSGSGGIQAVAITVKGGYSPDVIEVEWGQPVQLSFYRAEDNSCSEELLIPDFSIRRELPAFQTTLVELLPQQAGRFEFTCGMGMLRGSLVVK from the coding sequence ATGGATACTACCGAAATTCTTGTTACGCTGGGCGGGCTGGGCCTGGCTGCGTATGTCATCTGGTACTTCTTCTTTTCGACCCGCCATATCACGACTGCCGTGTCCGGCTCGGGCGGTATCCAGGCGGTAGCCATTACCGTCAAGGGAGGGTACTCGCCCGACGTAATAGAGGTGGAGTGGGGTCAGCCCGTGCAGCTGAGCTTCTACCGTGCCGAGGACAACAGCTGCTCCGAGGAGCTCCTGATTCCGGATTTCAGCATTCGCCGGGAGCTGCCCGCCTTCCAGACGACGCTGGTGGAGCTGCTGCCCCAGCAGGCCGGCCGGTTTGAGTTTACCTGTGGCATGGGCATGCTGCGCGGCAGCCTGGTCGTGAAATAG
- a CDS encoding 3' terminal RNA ribose 2'-O-methyltransferase Hen1 yields the protein MLLTITTTHQPATDLGYLLHKNPARLQTLEVAGGQVHIFYPEATPERCTAAVLLDIDPVALVRNHRGPAGEGFALEQYVNDRPYVASSFLSAALIKAFNTAMNGTCKDRPELPEVLLPLEATVAVMPAASAEQLVRLFAPLGYEVETEAHVLDPTVPDWGNSRYFTLRLRHSALRLRDLLSHLYVLIPVLDNDKHYWVNAQEAEKLLHRGAAWLPQHPDREFITRRYLRNLAEYVNPTLERLLAGDEAAADDSLEDILPLAAEAEDNSGEAELPTPDQPEPAAAKQKLHDVRLDRVAEEIRRLGAKRVLDLGCGEGKLVRRLLKLPQVESILAMDVSMRELQRAQERLHVAEMPPRQRERLTLAQGSVLYHDPRLAGYDAAAVVEVIEHLDENRLAAFEQVVFARAQPGAVLVTTPNADYNQRYEQLSAGDFRHTDHRFEWSRAQFAEWATGVAERHGYHVRVEPLGPEAAEFGAPSQLAVFER from the coding sequence ATGCTGCTTACCATTACTACTACCCACCAGCCCGCCACCGATTTGGGCTACCTGCTGCACAAGAACCCGGCCCGCCTGCAAACCCTGGAAGTAGCCGGTGGCCAGGTGCATATTTTCTACCCCGAAGCCACACCCGAGCGGTGCACGGCGGCCGTGCTGCTCGATATTGACCCCGTGGCGTTGGTGCGCAACCACCGCGGGCCGGCCGGCGAAGGGTTTGCCCTGGAGCAGTACGTCAACGACCGGCCCTACGTGGCCTCGTCCTTTCTGAGTGCGGCCCTGATTAAGGCCTTTAACACGGCCATGAACGGCACCTGCAAGGACCGCCCCGAGCTGCCCGAGGTGTTGCTGCCCCTGGAAGCTACCGTAGCCGTGATGCCCGCGGCCAGCGCCGAGCAGCTCGTGCGCCTGTTTGCGCCCCTGGGCTACGAAGTCGAAACCGAGGCCCACGTCCTGGACCCGACGGTGCCCGACTGGGGTAACAGTCGCTACTTCACCCTGCGCCTGCGTCACTCGGCCCTGCGCCTGCGCGACTTGCTCAGCCATCTCTACGTGCTGATTCCGGTGCTCGACAACGACAAGCACTACTGGGTAAATGCTCAGGAGGCCGAGAAGCTGCTGCACCGGGGCGCGGCCTGGCTGCCCCAGCACCCCGACCGGGAGTTTATCACCCGCCGCTACCTGCGCAACCTGGCCGAGTACGTCAACCCGACCCTGGAACGCCTGCTCGCCGGCGACGAAGCCGCCGCGGACGACTCCCTGGAAGACATTTTGCCGCTGGCGGCCGAAGCGGAGGACAATTCCGGAGAAGCCGAACTCCCGACGCCCGACCAACCCGAGCCGGCCGCCGCAAAGCAGAAGCTCCACGATGTGCGCCTGGACCGGGTAGCCGAGGAAATTCGCCGCCTGGGTGCCAAGCGCGTGCTGGATCTGGGCTGCGGGGAAGGCAAGCTGGTGCGCCGCCTGCTCAAGCTGCCCCAGGTAGAATCTATTCTGGCCATGGACGTGTCGATGCGGGAGCTGCAGCGGGCCCAGGAGCGGTTGCACGTGGCCGAAATGCCGCCGCGGCAGCGCGAGCGGCTCACTCTCGCGCAAGGCTCGGTGCTCTACCACGACCCGCGCCTGGCCGGCTACGACGCGGCCGCCGTGGTAGAGGTCATAGAGCACCTCGACGAAAACCGGCTGGCGGCCTTCGAGCAGGTGGTGTTTGCCCGCGCCCAGCCCGGGGCTGTACTGGTAACTACGCCCAATGCCGACTATAACCAGCGCTACGAGCAGCTTTCAGCCGGCGACTTCCGCCACACCGACCACCGCTTTGAGTGGAGCCGGGCGCAGTTTGCAGAGTGGGCCACGGGCGTGGCCGAGCGCCACGGCTACCACGTGCGCGTCGAGCCCCTGGGACCGGAAGCGGCGGAATTCGGGGCTCCCTCGCAGCTAGCGGTGTTTGAGCGGTAA
- a CDS encoding EamA family transporter, whose protein sequence is MNNSSRFTLPPLPAVLLAIVSVQAGAAIAKGLFPVLGPATAASLRIGLSAVVLLVVVRPKLGQLRAAQWREVIPYGLALGTMNFLFYEALARIPLGLGVTLEFIGPLSLALAGSRRWFDFVWVALAAAGIALIAPWGGQGIDLLGMVLALAAGGCWAVYIVLGQRTAAALPGPVAVTVGMLFAALPVLPFGVGSGGLLALTPHLLLLAGLLALFSSVLPFSLEMQALRTMPTRTFSILMSLEPAAAALSGWLLLGENLTVAQWLAVLFIVVASAGSTLTTSRPQPAHGGE, encoded by the coding sequence ATGAACAATTCCTCCCGCTTTACTCTTCCGCCCTTGCCCGCCGTGTTGCTCGCCATTGTAAGCGTGCAGGCCGGAGCGGCTATTGCCAAGGGCCTATTTCCAGTGCTCGGGCCGGCTACGGCTGCTAGCCTACGGATCGGCTTATCGGCGGTGGTGCTGCTGGTGGTAGTTCGGCCGAAGCTGGGGCAGCTGCGCGCGGCCCAGTGGCGCGAGGTAATTCCCTACGGACTGGCGCTGGGCACGATGAACTTCCTGTTTTATGAGGCCCTGGCCCGGATTCCGCTGGGTTTAGGCGTTACACTGGAGTTTATTGGACCGCTGAGTCTGGCCCTGGCGGGTTCGCGGCGCTGGTTCGACTTTGTGTGGGTGGCGCTGGCCGCGGCCGGCATTGCTCTGATTGCGCCCTGGGGCGGGCAGGGAATCGACTTGCTGGGCATGGTTCTGGCGCTGGCCGCCGGTGGGTGCTGGGCGGTGTATATCGTGCTGGGGCAGCGCACGGCAGCAGCTCTGCCGGGCCCGGTAGCCGTGACGGTGGGCATGCTGTTTGCGGCCTTGCCGGTGCTGCCGTTTGGGGTAGGCAGCGGCGGCCTGCTGGCCCTGACGCCGCATTTGCTGCTGTTGGCGGGTTTGTTGGCCCTGTTTTCCAGCGTGCTGCCCTTTTCACTGGAAATGCAGGCTTTGCGCACCATGCCCACGCGTACCTTCAGCATCCTGATGAGCCTGGAACCGGCCGCCGCCGCCCTTTCTGGCTGGCTGCTGCTGGGCGAAAACCTGACCGTTGCCCAATGGCTGGCGGTACTTTTCATTGTGGTGGCCAGCGCGGGCTCAACGCTTACCACCAGCCGCCCGCAGCCCGCGCACGGCGGCGAATAA
- a CDS encoding polynucleotide kinase-phosphatase: MPYTNIKLPELSLVLLIGTSGAGKSTFARRLFRGSEIVSSDQCRTLVSDDENDQAATPDAFALLHYLVGLRLKRGLLTVVDATNVQPEARKTLVQLARDYHMLPTAIILDVPDRVAEDRNRARAERQHMGRHVVPQQRQQLRRSLKTLKQEGFRHIFHLRGTEEIDAVQTIVRDPLYNNRKQDTGPFDIIGDVHGCYDELLQLLDKLGYTVETAPTQDARDLGVRVTAPKGRRALFLGDLVDRGPASPQVLRLVMSMVQGGQALCVPGNHDIKLLRYLNGKQVNEKHGFAETVAQLALESDTFKSQVRQFLDGLVSHYVLDGGKLVVAHAGMREEMQGRGSGAVRAFALFGETTGEIDEFGLPVRYNWAAEYRGRAMVVYGHTPVPDPEWLNNTIDIDTGCVFGGRLTALRYPERELVAVPAAQVYCEPVRPLDYLRRLAEANNQAPETNNLTAQQQHDELLDITDVLGKQIIKTRLLPSVTIREENATAALEVMSRFALNPKWLLYLPPTMSPSETSALPDLLEHPAEAFDYFRRQGLSRVVCEEKHMGSRVVVVLAQSEDAARRRFGVVGEGPGKVYTRTGRNFFNDPALEAAFLEKLQAALTAAGFWERFQTDWLCLDAELLPWSAKAQELIKNQYAAVAAAATAALPEAAAVLTQAATRGLDGVEALLARTSARQTAAQHYAEAYRRYCWPVESLADLRLAPFHLLATEGKTYFDKDHAWHIETLRALSQADESLLRATPYRVVHLGDIADVEAATQWWTNLTAAGGEGMVVKPYDFIPEGKTLVQPALKCRGREYLRIIYGPDYLLPGNLERLRERGVKAKRNLALREFTLGVEGLERFVAGQPLRAVHQCVFGVLALESEAVDPRL, from the coding sequence ATGCCCTACACGAATATTAAGCTGCCCGAACTTTCCCTGGTGTTGCTCATCGGCACGTCCGGGGCGGGCAAGTCTACTTTTGCCCGCCGCCTGTTCCGGGGTTCCGAAATCGTGTCGTCGGACCAGTGCCGGACGCTGGTGTCGGATGACGAAAACGATCAGGCCGCTACCCCCGATGCCTTTGCCCTGCTGCACTACCTGGTAGGTCTACGTCTCAAGCGCGGCCTGCTCACCGTGGTGGATGCAACCAACGTGCAGCCCGAAGCCCGCAAAACCCTGGTCCAGCTGGCCCGCGACTACCACATGCTGCCCACGGCCATCATCCTCGACGTGCCCGACCGAGTAGCCGAGGACCGCAACCGCGCCCGGGCCGAGCGGCAGCACATGGGCCGGCACGTGGTGCCGCAGCAGCGGCAGCAGTTGCGCCGCTCCCTCAAAACCCTCAAGCAGGAAGGCTTTCGCCACATTTTCCATTTGCGCGGCACTGAGGAAATCGACGCCGTGCAAACCATCGTGCGCGACCCGCTTTACAACAACCGCAAGCAGGATACGGGCCCCTTCGACATCATTGGTGACGTGCACGGCTGCTACGACGAGCTGCTGCAACTGCTTGATAAGCTAGGCTATACTGTGGAAACGGCGCCCACTCAGGACGCCCGCGACCTGGGCGTGCGCGTGACGGCTCCCAAAGGCCGCCGGGCCCTATTTCTGGGTGACTTGGTGGACCGGGGCCCGGCTTCCCCGCAGGTGTTGCGGCTGGTCATGAGCATGGTGCAGGGCGGACAGGCCCTGTGCGTGCCCGGCAACCACGACATCAAGCTGCTGCGCTACCTCAACGGCAAGCAGGTCAACGAGAAGCACGGCTTTGCCGAAACCGTGGCCCAGCTGGCCCTGGAATCGGATACGTTCAAAAGCCAGGTGCGGCAGTTCTTGGACGGGCTGGTGAGCCACTACGTGCTGGATGGCGGCAAGCTGGTGGTGGCCCACGCCGGGATGCGGGAGGAAATGCAGGGCCGGGGCTCGGGCGCCGTGCGGGCCTTTGCCCTGTTTGGCGAAACCACCGGCGAAATCGACGAATTCGGCCTGCCGGTGCGCTACAACTGGGCCGCCGAGTACCGCGGCCGGGCCATGGTGGTCTACGGCCACACGCCCGTGCCCGACCCCGAATGGCTCAACAATACCATCGACATTGATACTGGCTGCGTCTTCGGCGGCCGCCTCACGGCTTTGCGCTACCCCGAGCGAGAATTGGTGGCCGTGCCCGCCGCCCAGGTGTACTGTGAGCCGGTCCGCCCACTGGATTACCTGCGCCGGTTGGCCGAAGCCAACAATCAAGCACCAGAAACCAACAACCTAACTGCCCAACAGCAGCACGACGAACTGCTCGACATCACCGACGTGCTAGGCAAGCAGATCATCAAAACCCGCCTGCTGCCCTCGGTGACCATCCGGGAGGAAAACGCCACAGCCGCGCTGGAGGTCATGTCGCGCTTTGCCCTGAACCCGAAGTGGCTGCTCTACCTGCCGCCCACGATGAGCCCGTCGGAAACCAGCGCTTTGCCCGATTTGCTGGAGCACCCGGCCGAAGCCTTCGACTACTTCCGCCGCCAGGGCCTGAGTCGGGTGGTGTGCGAGGAAAAGCACATGGGCAGCCGGGTAGTAGTGGTGTTGGCCCAGAGCGAAGACGCCGCCCGGCGCCGCTTCGGCGTGGTAGGCGAAGGTCCCGGCAAAGTCTACACCCGCACCGGCCGCAACTTCTTCAACGACCCGGCGCTGGAAGCGGCCTTCCTGGAAAAGCTGCAGGCGGCCCTGACGGCGGCCGGGTTCTGGGAACGGTTTCAGACCGACTGGCTCTGCCTCGATGCCGAGCTGCTGCCCTGGTCGGCCAAGGCCCAGGAGCTGATTAAAAATCAGTACGCCGCCGTAGCTGCGGCAGCCACCGCTGCTTTGCCCGAAGCTGCCGCCGTGCTTACCCAAGCCGCCACCCGGGGCCTCGACGGCGTGGAGGCGCTGCTGGCCCGCACCTCGGCCCGGCAAACGGCCGCTCAGCACTACGCCGAAGCCTACCGCCGCTACTGCTGGCCGGTGGAAAGCCTGGCCGATTTGCGCCTGGCCCCGTTTCACCTGCTCGCCACCGAAGGCAAAACCTACTTCGACAAAGACCACGCCTGGCACATAGAAACCCTCCGTGCCTTGAGCCAGGCCGACGAAAGTCTGCTCCGGGCCACGCCCTACCGCGTAGTACACCTAGGCGACATTGCCGACGTGGAAGCCGCCACCCAGTGGTGGACCAACCTGACGGCCGCCGGCGGGGAAGGCATGGTGGTGAAGCCCTACGACTTCATCCCCGAAGGAAAAACCCTGGTACAGCCGGCTCTCAAGTGCCGGGGTCGGGAGTACCTGCGCATCATTTACGGCCCTGATTATTTGCTACCCGGCAACCTGGAGCGCCTGCGTGAGCGGGGTGTGAAAGCCAAGCGCAACCTGGCCTTGCGCGAGTTTACCCTGGGCGTGGAAGGGTTGGAGCGGTTCGTGGCCGGGCAGCCGCTGCGGGCCGTGCACCAGTGCGTATTCGGGGTGCTGGCCCTGGAAAGTGAGGCCGTCGACCCGCGGCTGTAG
- a CDS encoding heavy metal-binding domain-containing protein: MNRVFLSALAAAGLFFLASCSSDSASSTATSEATPTAAGAEHAGAHTYSCPMHPEVISDKPGSCPKCGMNLEHTDKADNGKTYQMQLTATPAQPAAGQPVQLAFTPQEVGNEKAPVPLAVVHEKKMHLIIVSKDLSQFYHEHPEFTAQGNYRVPFTFAKGGDYVLFQDYTPDGSGHQLGRQSLTVSGPKYTPVTFSKDQMQWRGQGYQATLSFDKGLKVGQLLGMKINLAKDGQPVTNLDNYLGALGHVVVISEDTEKYLHVHPNDQADKGPTIGFNTTFEAPGLYRVFLQFNHGGQIHTADFTINVAA; encoded by the coding sequence ATGAACCGCGTATTTCTTTCTGCGCTGGCTGCGGCCGGCTTGTTTTTCCTGGCTAGCTGCTCCTCCGATTCGGCCAGCAGCACTGCTACTTCTGAGGCCACACCTACTGCGGCTGGTGCCGAGCACGCCGGGGCGCACACCTATTCCTGCCCGATGCACCCCGAGGTCATCAGCGACAAACCGGGCAGCTGCCCCAAGTGCGGCATGAACCTAGAACACACCGACAAGGCCGACAACGGCAAAACCTACCAGATGCAGCTGACGGCCACACCTGCCCAGCCCGCCGCCGGGCAGCCGGTGCAGCTGGCTTTCACGCCCCAGGAGGTAGGCAACGAGAAAGCCCCAGTACCGCTGGCCGTGGTTCACGAGAAGAAGATGCACCTGATTATCGTTAGCAAGGACCTCTCGCAGTTTTACCACGAACACCCCGAATTTACGGCCCAGGGTAATTACCGCGTGCCTTTCACCTTCGCCAAAGGCGGCGATTACGTGCTGTTTCAAGACTACACGCCCGACGGCAGCGGCCACCAGCTTGGCCGCCAGTCCCTCACGGTGAGCGGGCCGAAATACACGCCCGTCACGTTCAGTAAAGACCAGATGCAGTGGCGCGGGCAGGGCTATCAGGCCACGCTTTCTTTCGACAAAGGCCTGAAAGTGGGCCAGCTGCTGGGCATGAAAATCAACCTGGCCAAGGACGGGCAGCCGGTGACGAATCTGGACAACTACCTCGGGGCTTTGGGCCACGTGGTGGTCATCAGTGAGGACACTGAAAAGTACCTGCACGTGCACCCCAACGACCAGGCCGACAAAGGTCCCACCATCGGCTTCAACACCACTTTCGAAGCGCCCGGCCTCTACCGCGTCTTCCTGCAGTTCAACCACGGCGGGCAGATTCATACCGCCGACTTCACCATCAACGTGGCGGCCTAA
- a CDS encoding DUF305 domain-containing protein has protein sequence MKTSAFFLAALSAGTLLLSSCGNNQSAETSTTAGTAAAADSAAGAGHSAMHHGAAAPDMMGLMHGMMKNMDNLPAAGNTDHDFAHMMMAHHKGAVEMSALELKEGKDATLRAMAEKINADQQQEILALEEFATRLDGAPANYKPEDPADPFTSQMKASMDGMMTNMGPASGNVDQDYAALMIPHHQSAVEMAKAELAHGRDTKLKQLAQQMITAQEQEIKQFKAWQTKNGGETKPAAAIYECPMGDSAPSNSPGKCPKCGMNLEKKA, from the coding sequence ATGAAAACCTCCGCTTTCTTCCTCGCTGCCCTGTCGGCTGGTACCCTCTTGCTCAGCAGCTGCGGCAACAACCAATCGGCCGAAACCAGCACTACCGCCGGTACCGCGGCCGCCGCTGATTCGGCTGCCGGTGCCGGCCACTCGGCCATGCACCACGGCGCGGCCGCCCCCGACATGATGGGGCTGATGCACGGCATGATGAAAAACATGGACAACCTGCCGGCCGCCGGCAACACCGACCACGACTTTGCCCACATGATGATGGCCCACCACAAGGGGGCCGTCGAAATGTCGGCTCTGGAGCTCAAGGAAGGCAAAGACGCCACCCTGCGGGCTATGGCCGAGAAAATCAACGCCGACCAGCAGCAGGAAATTCTGGCGCTGGAGGAATTTGCCACCCGCCTCGACGGCGCCCCGGCCAACTACAAGCCCGAAGACCCCGCTGACCCTTTCACCAGCCAGATGAAGGCCTCCATGGACGGGATGATGACCAACATGGGCCCGGCCAGCGGCAACGTCGACCAGGATTATGCTGCCCTGATGATACCGCACCACCAGAGCGCCGTGGAGATGGCCAAGGCGGAGCTGGCCCACGGCCGCGACACCAAGCTCAAGCAACTGGCCCAGCAGATGATTACGGCCCAGGAGCAGGAAATCAAGCAGTTCAAGGCCTGGCAGACCAAAAACGGCGGGGAAACCAAGCCCGCCGCGGCCATTTACGAGTGCCCCATGGGCGACAGTGCGCCCAGCAACTCCCCCGGCAAGTGCCCTAAGTGCGGCATGAACCTGGAGAAAAAAGCCTAG
- a CDS encoding nucleotidyltransferase domain-containing protein: MQTRIAAALTRLEADHDIRILYACESGSRAWGFPSPDSDYDVRFIYLRRPGWYLTLDDGPDTLNFPVDEELDLAGWDLRKALKLLRSSNAALFEWLQSPAVYYAAPEFLPAVQPLLAGTFNLRAGLHHYLGLVRRGLETDLTGEAVRLKRLFYALRSALAARWIRTRHALPPIEFTRLRELLPAALSPEVDELLERKAQATEKTTVPRPAALVEFLEQEYAACQAARDTLPVPTGSDPTPELNKVFQQLLAGSFPLPL; the protein is encoded by the coding sequence ATGCAGACCCGCATTGCCGCTGCCCTCACCCGGCTTGAAGCTGACCATGACATCCGCATTCTGTACGCCTGCGAGTCGGGCAGCCGGGCCTGGGGCTTCCCCTCCCCCGACTCCGACTACGACGTGCGCTTTATCTACCTGCGGCGGCCGGGCTGGTACCTCACCCTCGACGACGGCCCCGACACGCTCAATTTTCCCGTGGATGAGGAACTGGACTTGGCCGGCTGGGATTTGCGCAAGGCCCTGAAGCTACTGCGCAGCTCCAACGCAGCCCTGTTTGAGTGGCTACAGTCGCCGGCAGTGTACTACGCAGCACCCGAGTTTCTGCCGGCTGTGCAGCCCCTGCTGGCGGGCACGTTCAATCTGCGGGCGGGGCTGCACCACTACTTAGGGCTAGTGCGTCGGGGTTTGGAAACCGACCTGACCGGGGAAGCAGTGCGGCTCAAGCGGCTGTTTTACGCCTTGCGCTCAGCCCTGGCCGCCCGCTGGATCAGGACCCGGCACGCGTTGCCGCCGATAGAATTCACCCGACTGCGCGAGCTGCTGCCCGCGGCGTTGAGTCCGGAAGTAGATGAGCTTCTGGAACGTAAAGCCCAGGCTACCGAAAAAACGACCGTACCCCGGCCGGCAGCCCTGGTCGAGTTTCTGGAACAGGAGTACGCCGCCTGCCAAGCGGCTCGCGACACGCTGCCCGTGCCCACCGGTTCCGACCCGACGCCGGAACTCAACAAGGTATTCCAACAGCTGCTGGCTGGCTCCTTTCCCTTACCCTTATGA